The following proteins are encoded in a genomic region of Triticum dicoccoides isolate Atlit2015 ecotype Zavitan chromosome 1B, WEW_v2.0, whole genome shotgun sequence:
- the LOC119313098 gene encoding uncharacterized protein LOC119313098, protein MVKLATAREARLYGPALAVRRWEYINAGAYMFGTLLLAAGLAALCASEGGVGARDAGLAVAGVALAVVAAVNAHDLGAHLAGVDCRVGLARFDPQLGLVEFLAPALHAAGCVLAIVGLALQLFSQGDRLERRAADALLAGAALWLLGSVLSSCQVYERADGRAQLLQSSVQVPVLLGSLLFLVAAVLHRRREPALAGERESESERWISLCGSVLWVAGALFNALKVFVMHQSDAPRLEKLRGGAQERLARDREGRVPLVWRSAAPPTELR, encoded by the exons ATGGTGAAGCTGGCGACGGCGAGGGAGGCGCGGCTGTACGGGCCGGCGCTGGCGGTGCGGCGGTGGGAGTACATCAACGCCGGCGCGTACATGTTCGGGACCCTGCTCCTGGCCGCGGGGCTCGCGGCGCTGTGCGCGTCCGAGGGCGGCGTCGGCGCCAGGGACGCCGGGCTCGCCGTGGCCGGCGTGGCGCTGGCCGTGGTGGCGGCCGTGAACGCGCACGACCTGGGCGCGCACCTCGCCGGCGTGGactgccgcgtcgggctcgcccggTTCGACCCCCAGCTCGGCCTCGTCGAGTTCCTCGCGCCCGCGCTCCACGCCGCCGGCTGCGTCCTCGCCATCGTCGGCCTCGCGCTGCAGCTCTTCTCACAG GGCGACAGGCTAGAGAGGCGCGCGGCGGACGCGCTGCTGGCGGGCGCGGCGCTCTGGCTGCTGGGCTCCGTGCTCAGCTCGTGCCAGGTCTACGAGCGCGCCGACGGCCGCGCGCAGCTGCTGCAGTCCAGCGTGCAGGTGCCCGTCCTCCTCGGCAGCCTGCTcttcctcgtcgccgccgtcctccaccgccgCCGTGAGCCCGCCCTGGCAGGCGAGAGGGAAAGCGAGAGCGAGAGGTGGATTAGCCTGTGCGGGAGCGTGCTGTGGGTGGCGGGCGCACTGTTCAACGCGCTCAAGGTGTTCGTGATGCACCAGAGCGACGCGCCGCGGCTCGAGAAGCTCCGCGGCGGCGCGCAGGAGCGGCTCGCCCGGGACCGTGAGGGCCGCGTGCCGCTGGTGTGGAGGTCGGCGGCGCCGCCCACCGAGCTGCGCTGA